A region from the Mycobacterium heidelbergense genome encodes:
- a CDS encoding cupin domain-containing protein, translating into MSVRLATPAVAPVALRAPTVSSPSSGPTRLRVPDLLHATDQAADHVLSGRYDHLLPRGGVPESRRWFTRIHGDEELDVWLISWVPGHHTELHDHGGSLGALTVLSGSLNEFRWDGRGLRRRRLDAGDQAGFPLGWVHDVVWAPRPVPQPAAKAMPIGRAAVQPTLSVHAYSPPLTAMSYYEITDRNRLRRQRTELTDQPEGP; encoded by the coding sequence ATGTCCGTTCGTCTCGCGACGCCCGCCGTCGCCCCCGTCGCGCTGCGCGCACCGACCGTCTCGTCGCCGTCCTCGGGACCCACCCGGCTGCGGGTGCCCGACCTCCTGCACGCCACCGATCAGGCCGCCGACCACGTGCTCAGCGGACGCTACGACCACCTGCTGCCCAGGGGCGGGGTGCCGGAGTCGCGGCGCTGGTTCACCCGCATCCACGGCGACGAGGAACTCGACGTCTGGCTGATCAGCTGGGTCCCCGGTCATCACACCGAACTGCACGACCACGGCGGGTCGCTGGGCGCGCTGACCGTGCTGTCCGGGTCGCTCAACGAATTCCGTTGGGACGGGCGGGGTTTGCGGCGACGCCGGTTGGACGCCGGCGATCAGGCCGGGTTCCCGCTGGGCTGGGTGCACGACGTGGTGTGGGCGCCCCGGCCCGTTCCGCAGCCCGCTGCAAAGGCGATGCCCATCGGCCGGGCCGCGGTGCAGCCGACCCTGAGCGTGCACGCGTACTCGCCGCCGCTGACCGCGATGTCGTACTACGAGATCACCGACCGCAACAGGTTGCGCCGCCAGCGCACGGAACTGACCGACCAACCGGAAGGACCCTGA
- a CDS encoding lipoprotein LpqV, with the protein MRWCGHLPLRRGAVVAAAMLLAVTGCSHGAPNSTITSTSARPSDVPRGPAAAPPGAVGLSPAGVTTRIDVPADSTEEEYFQACHAAKVWMEAQPSAGGSLVEPYLAMIQASPTGTAGTWNARWSALTLARQAAVITAARAAANEECG; encoded by the coding sequence GTGCGCTGGTGCGGTCATCTCCCCTTGCGGCGGGGCGCGGTTGTCGCCGCGGCGATGTTGTTGGCGGTCACGGGGTGCTCGCATGGGGCGCCCAACAGCACTATCACGTCCACGTCGGCGCGGCCGTCGGACGTCCCCCGCGGCCCGGCCGCGGCACCGCCGGGGGCCGTCGGGCTCTCCCCCGCCGGCGTGACGACCAGGATCGATGTCCCCGCGGATTCGACCGAGGAGGAGTATTTCCAGGCCTGTCACGCCGCAAAGGTGTGGATGGAGGCCCAGCCCAGCGCCGGTGGATCGCTGGTGGAGCCGTACCTCGCGATGATTCAGGCCTCGCCGACGGGCACCGCCGGCACCTGGAACGCCCGGTGGTCGGCGTTGACGCTGGCGCGGCAGGCGGCCGTGATCACCGCCGCGCGCGCGGCGGCCAACGAGGAATGCGGGTAG
- a CDS encoding ArsI/CadI family heavy metal resistance metalloenzyme yields MSRVQLALNVDDLGEAIAFYSKLFDTEPAKVKPGYANFAIAEPPLKLVLLENPGHGGTLNHLGVEVETADKVHAEIARLAGGGMLPEEEIGTTCCYATQDKAWVAGPAGERWEVYTVLADSETP; encoded by the coding sequence ATGTCTCGCGTGCAGCTGGCCCTCAATGTCGACGACCTCGGCGAGGCGATCGCGTTCTACTCCAAGCTGTTCGACACCGAACCGGCCAAGGTCAAACCCGGCTACGCCAACTTCGCGATCGCCGAACCCCCGCTAAAACTGGTGCTGCTGGAAAATCCCGGCCACGGCGGCACCCTCAACCACCTCGGCGTCGAAGTGGAGACGGCCGACAAAGTCCACGCAGAAATCGCCCGTCTCGCGGGCGGGGGAATGCTCCCCGAGGAGGAGATCGGCACCACGTGTTGCTATGCCACCCAGGACAAGGCATGGGTCGCCGGACCCGCCGGCGAGAGGTGGGAGGTCTACACCGTCCTGGCCGACTCGGAAACCCCGTGA
- a CDS encoding class II glutamine amidotransferase has translation MCRLFGLHAGTRACTATFWLLNAPDSLSKQSRKNPDGTGVGVFDERGRPRLDKEPIAAWRDSQFATEAHELTGTTFVAHVRYATTGSLDVRNTHPFLQDGRIFAHNGVVEGLDVLDDRLRELGADDLVLGETDSERVFALVTGSIRARGGEVTAGLVDALGWLAANVPIYAVNILLSTATDMWALRYPQTHELYVLDRRHEDRTTEFDLRTHRIRARSEHLCTRSSVVFATEPMDDDPRWRPLEPGELVHVDAGLTITRDVVLPDPPAHPLRRTDLSAPVQQAQHTSA, from the coding sequence ATGTGCCGACTTTTTGGCTTGCACGCCGGGACGCGGGCTTGCACCGCGACGTTTTGGCTGCTGAACGCCCCGGACAGCCTGTCCAAGCAAAGCCGGAAAAACCCGGACGGCACGGGTGTGGGTGTTTTTGACGAGCGCGGCCGGCCACGGCTCGATAAGGAGCCGATCGCGGCGTGGCGGGACAGCCAATTCGCCACCGAGGCACACGAACTGACCGGTACGACCTTCGTCGCCCACGTCCGCTACGCGACGACCGGGTCGCTCGACGTCCGCAACACCCACCCCTTTTTGCAGGACGGCCGGATCTTTGCGCACAACGGCGTGGTCGAGGGGCTCGACGTCCTCGACGACCGGCTGCGCGAACTCGGCGCCGACGACCTGGTCCTCGGCGAGACCGATTCGGAGCGGGTGTTCGCCCTCGTCACCGGTTCGATCCGCGCCCGGGGCGGCGAGGTGACGGCCGGACTGGTCGACGCCCTGGGGTGGCTCGCCGCGAACGTGCCCATCTACGCGGTTAACATCCTGCTCAGCACGGCCACCGACATGTGGGCGCTGCGCTACCCGCAGACCCACGAGCTCTATGTCCTGGACCGGCGCCACGAAGACCGGACAACCGAATTCGACCTGCGCACCCACCGAATCCGCGCGCGGTCCGAGCATCTGTGCACCCGCTCGTCGGTGGTGTTCGCCACCGAACCGATGGACGACGACCCGCGCTGGCGCCCGCTCGAACCGGGCGAGCTGGTCCACGTCGACGCCGGGCTGACGATCACCCGCGATGTGGTGTTGCCCGACCCGCCCGCCCATCCGCTGCGCCGGACCGACCTGAGCGCGCCGGTCCAGCAAGCGCAGCACACGTCGGCGTAG
- a CDS encoding DUF6295 family protein, whose translation MCTHLTEHVRIDGSGKGATGWFGADRATVYVDHPVHAPYGHTVNIDVINPELGPAARVALELTEESALALADAIRKAIAHAPAGLASKAGR comes from the coding sequence ATGTGCACCCATCTCACCGAACACGTGCGGATCGACGGCAGCGGCAAGGGCGCAACCGGATGGTTCGGCGCCGACCGGGCGACGGTGTACGTCGACCATCCCGTCCACGCGCCGTACGGCCACACGGTCAACATCGACGTGATCAATCCGGAACTGGGCCCGGCGGCGCGGGTCGCGCTCGAGCTCACCGAGGAGAGCGCCCTGGCGCTGGCCGACGCCATCCGCAAGGCGATCGCCCACGCCCCGGCCGGGTTGGCCTCCAAGGCCGGTAGGTGA
- a CDS encoding patatin-like phospholipase family protein → MATRRALVLAGGGIAGIAWETGILRGIADESPAAARLLLDSDVLVGTSAGSAVAAQIGSGDTLEALFDRQVAESSAELDSGVDVDDIAGLFLAALGEPYDPALDRTRQQIQRIGAVALATATVPEPVRRQVIAHRLPSHDWPDRALRVTAIDAATGELVVFDRDSGVGLVDAVAASCAVPGAWPPVTIAGRRYMDGGVASSVNLGVAADCDVAVVLVPSGADTPAPFGDGPAAEIAAFPGKAFAVFADGDALAAFGPNALDPRCRIPSAVAGRDQGRREAAAVARFLGA, encoded by the coding sequence GTGGCAACCAGGCGCGCGCTCGTGCTGGCCGGCGGCGGCATAGCCGGAATCGCTTGGGAGACGGGCATTTTGCGCGGGATCGCCGACGAATCCCCGGCGGCGGCGCGGCTGCTGCTGGATTCGGACGTGCTGGTGGGGACGTCGGCGGGTTCGGCGGTCGCCGCGCAGATCGGCAGCGGCGACACGCTCGAGGCGCTGTTCGACCGGCAGGTCGCGGAGTCGTCGGCGGAGCTCGATTCCGGCGTCGACGTCGACGACATCGCCGGACTCTTCCTGGCCGCGTTGGGCGAACCCTACGACCCGGCTCTGGACAGGACCCGTCAGCAGATTCAGCGCATCGGGGCCGTGGCGCTGGCGACCGCGACCGTCCCGGAGCCGGTCCGGCGCCAGGTGATCGCGCACCGCCTGCCCTCACACGACTGGCCGGACCGGGCGCTGCGGGTCACCGCGATCGACGCCGCCACCGGCGAATTGGTGGTCTTCGACCGGGACTCGGGGGTGGGGCTGGTCGACGCGGTGGCGGCCAGTTGCGCGGTGCCGGGGGCGTGGCCGCCGGTGACCATCGCGGGCCGGCGCTATATGGACGGCGGGGTGGCCAGCTCCGTCAACCTCGGAGTCGCCGCCGATTGCGACGTCGCGGTGGTGCTGGTGCCGTCGGGCGCGGACACGCCGGCGCCGTTCGGCGACGGGCCGGCCGCCGAGATCGCCGCGTTCCCCGGCAAGGCGTTCGCGGTGTTCGCCGACGGCGACGCGTTGGCGGCGTTCGGGCCCAATGCGCTGGATCCCCGCTGCCGCATCCCCTCGGCGGTGGCCGGACGCGACCAGGGCCGCCGCGAGGCGGCGGCGGTCGCCCGATTCCTGGGCGCCTGA
- a CDS encoding methyltransferase domain-containing protein, protein MDEVRPAITTHVQRGSVPGGQQPRTAEDCAAYLLPHLKPGTSVLDIGCGPGSTTADLAERVAPGPVLAVDLFDRVLDMARAEVRRRNLSNVSFSTADVHKLDLPDDAFDVVHAHQVLQHVTDPVAALREMRRVCRPGGVVAARDVDYAGFIWFPQLPALDLWRDLYQQAARANRGEPDAGRRLLSWARAAGFDDVTPTASLWCYATPASREWWGGMWADRILHSGVGREMLALGLATAAQLEEIAVAWRTWAAAPDGWLSIPHGEILCHA, encoded by the coding sequence ATGGACGAGGTAAGGCCGGCTATCACGACGCACGTGCAGCGCGGATCGGTGCCGGGCGGTCAGCAGCCACGCACGGCGGAGGACTGCGCCGCCTACCTGCTGCCTCATTTGAAGCCGGGCACGTCCGTGCTGGATATCGGATGCGGTCCCGGCAGCACCACCGCCGACCTCGCCGAGCGGGTGGCGCCCGGGCCGGTATTGGCCGTCGACCTGTTCGACCGCGTCCTGGACATGGCCCGCGCCGAGGTCCGGCGGCGCAACCTGTCAAACGTCTCGTTCTCGACCGCCGACGTGCACAAGCTCGACCTTCCCGACGATGCATTCGATGTCGTGCATGCCCATCAGGTGCTGCAACACGTCACCGATCCGGTGGCGGCGCTGCGGGAGATGAGGAGGGTGTGCCGGCCGGGAGGCGTTGTGGCGGCGCGAGATGTCGACTACGCGGGGTTCATCTGGTTCCCGCAACTGCCTGCGCTGGATCTTTGGCGCGACCTGTATCAACAGGCGGCGCGCGCCAACCGCGGCGAACCGGATGCGGGCCGGCGGCTGCTGTCGTGGGCCCGTGCGGCGGGATTCGACGACGTCACCCCCACGGCCAGCCTGTGGTGCTACGCGACGCCCGCAAGTCGCGAATGGTGGGGTGGAATGTGGGCCGACCGGATCCTGCATTCCGGCGTCGGTCGCGAGATGTTGGCTTTGGGCCTCGCCACGGCCGCGCAGCTCGAGGAGATCGCCGTGGCATGGCGGACCTGGGCCGCCGCCCCGGACGGCTGGCTGTCCATCCCGCACGGCGAAATACTTTGCCATGCATAG
- a CDS encoding YncE family protein encodes MSHPDGRAIELGSAPGLPIAARIAVRNGPISGIVASPDGTRLMVANYGRDSVSVIDTGTRRVVRTVAGLNEPFAIAMGRHDTRRAYVSTVSPAYDSIGVIDVPSNAVIATHPVALSVSDLAVSPDGQRVYASRNGAGGPDVAVLDTRTGRVEAIALPGTTTQCVRVSPDGDRVYVATNGPAGGRLVVIGGDTRRVIGAVEIDLPIRDVALGPNDTIAYVASCAPERGAVVDVVDTRTAAITGTRTIAEADAPTGLTLSGDGDRAYLVGGDGITVLCTLTHDVVGTLAVASRPSCVTESPDGEYLYVADHSGTVTVARVASIVAPGAETAVDERDAATEWVVPELLCSEPVPA; translated from the coding sequence GTGAGCCACCCGGACGGCCGGGCCATTGAGCTGGGCTCCGCCCCGGGACTTCCGATCGCCGCCCGGATCGCCGTGCGCAACGGCCCGATCAGCGGCATCGTCGCCAGCCCGGACGGCACCCGGCTGATGGTGGCCAACTACGGCCGCGACAGCGTCTCGGTCATCGATACCGGCACCCGCCGGGTCGTGCGGACCGTCGCCGGCCTCAACGAGCCGTTCGCGATCGCGATGGGCCGCCACGACACCCGCCGCGCGTACGTCAGCACCGTGTCGCCGGCGTACGACTCGATCGGCGTCATCGACGTGCCCAGCAACGCCGTCATCGCGACACACCCGGTGGCGCTCAGCGTGAGCGACCTGGCGGTAAGCCCCGACGGGCAGCGCGTCTATGCCAGCCGAAACGGCGCCGGCGGTCCTGACGTCGCCGTGCTCGACACCCGCACCGGCCGGGTGGAGGCGATCGCCCTCCCCGGCACCACCACGCAATGCGTGCGCGTCAGCCCCGACGGCGATCGCGTCTATGTCGCCACCAACGGCCCGGCCGGCGGGCGGCTCGTCGTGATCGGCGGCGACACCCGTCGCGTCATCGGCGCCGTGGAGATCGACCTGCCCATCCGGGACGTGGCGCTCGGCCCCAACGACACCATCGCCTACGTGGCCAGTTGCGCCCCCGAGCGCGGCGCGGTGGTCGACGTCGTCGACACCCGCACCGCCGCCATCACCGGCACCCGCACGATCGCCGAGGCCGACGCCCCGACCGGGTTGACGCTCAGCGGCGACGGCGACCGGGCCTACCTGGTCGGCGGCGACGGCATCACGGTGCTGTGCACGCTCACCCACGACGTCGTCGGCACCCTCGCCGTGGCGAGTCGGCCGTCGTGCGTGACGGAAAGCCCGGACGGCGAATACCTGTACGTGGCGGACCATTCCGGCACGGTCACGGTGGCGCGGGTCGCCTCGATCGTCGCGCCGGGCGCCGAGACCGCGGTGGACGAGCGCGACGCCGCGACCGAGTGGGTCGTGCCCGAGCTGTTGTGCTCCGAGCCCGTTCCGGCCTGA
- a CDS encoding patatin-like phospholipase family protein: protein MARRSSPTRVALALGSGGARGYAHIGVIEALRARGYEVVGIAGSSMGALVGGLEAAGCLDEFADWAKSLTQRTILRLLDFSISAAGVMRAEKILDTVRDILGPVTIEELPIPYTAVATDLLTGRSVWFQRGPLDEAIRASIAIPGVIAPHEIGGRLLADGGILDPLPMAPIAAVDADLTIAVSLSGGEAITRRDEEPGATAEWLNRMVRSTSALLDATAARAVLSRFGAPAAESELWPDDSDPPAEAPAEGPPEAPKLGSFEVMNRTIDIAQSALARHTLAAYPADLLIEVPRSTCRSLEFHRAAEVIDAGRALADRALDALETGDDQPVPPAIED, encoded by the coding sequence GTGGCGCGTCGATCATCGCCGACCCGGGTGGCGCTGGCGCTCGGCAGCGGCGGCGCCCGCGGCTACGCCCACATCGGGGTGATCGAGGCGCTGCGGGCGCGCGGGTACGAGGTCGTGGGGATCGCGGGCTCCTCGATGGGCGCGCTGGTCGGCGGCCTGGAGGCGGCCGGATGCCTCGACGAGTTCGCCGACTGGGCGAAGTCCTTGACACAACGCACCATCCTGCGGCTGCTGGACTTCTCCATCAGCGCGGCGGGAGTGATGCGGGCCGAGAAGATCCTGGACACGGTGCGCGACATCCTGGGCCCGGTCACCATCGAGGAACTGCCCATCCCCTACACGGCCGTGGCGACCGACCTGTTGACCGGCAGGTCGGTGTGGTTTCAGCGCGGGCCGCTCGACGAGGCCATCCGGGCGTCCATCGCGATACCGGGGGTGATCGCCCCGCACGAAATCGGCGGACGCCTGCTCGCCGACGGCGGCATCCTGGATCCGCTGCCGATGGCCCCCATCGCGGCGGTCGACGCCGACCTGACCATCGCGGTGAGCCTCAGCGGCGGCGAGGCCATCACCCGCCGCGACGAGGAGCCGGGCGCCACCGCCGAGTGGCTGAACCGCATGGTGCGCAGCACTTCTGCGCTGCTTGACGCCACCGCCGCGCGGGCGGTGTTGAGCCGATTCGGCGCCCCGGCCGCGGAATCCGAGCTGTGGCCCGACGATTCTGACCCGCCCGCGGAAGCGCCGGCCGAGGGGCCACCCGAAGCCCCAAAGCTGGGCAGCTTCGAGGTGATGAATCGCACGATCGACATCGCGCAGTCCGCGCTCGCGCGCCACACGCTGGCGGCCTACCCCGCCGACCTGCTGATCGAGGTGCCGCGCTCGACGTGCCGAAGCCTGGAGTTTCACCGGGCGGCGGAGGTGATTGACGCCGGCCGCGCGCTGGCCGACCGGGCCCTGGACGCCCTCGAAACCGGGGACGACCAACCCGTTCCGCCCGCGATCGAGGACTGA
- a CDS encoding NAD(P)H-dependent amine dehydrogenase family protein — translation MLRVIQWATGSVGVAAIKGVLDHPELELVGCWVHSEAKNGKDVGDIIGTPPLGVTATNSIDEVLALDADAVIYAPLLPNVEEVAALLRSGKNVVTPLGWFYPSEKEGAPLEVAAQAGNATLHGAGIGPGAATELFPLLLSVMSTGVTFVRSEEFSDLRTYNAPDVLRYVMGFGGTPDSALTGPMQKLLDGGFIQSVRLCVDRLGFAADPEVRSSQEVAVATAPIDSPIGVIEPGQVAGRRFHWEALVGDAVVVRITVNWLMGSENLDPPWSFGPAGERYEIEVRGNPDTFVTVKGWQPESVRAGLESNPGIVATAAHCVNAVPATCAAPAGIQTFFDLPPITGRAAPRLAR, via the coding sequence ATGCTGAGGGTCATTCAGTGGGCGACCGGGTCGGTCGGTGTGGCCGCGATCAAGGGCGTGCTCGATCATCCCGAGCTCGAACTCGTTGGCTGCTGGGTGCATTCGGAGGCCAAGAACGGCAAGGACGTCGGCGACATCATCGGCACCCCGCCGCTCGGCGTGACCGCGACCAACAGCATCGACGAGGTGCTCGCGCTGGACGCCGACGCGGTGATCTACGCGCCGTTGCTGCCCAACGTCGAGGAGGTCGCCGCGCTGCTGCGCTCGGGCAAGAACGTCGTCACCCCGCTCGGGTGGTTCTACCCGAGCGAAAAAGAGGGCGCCCCGCTCGAGGTCGCCGCGCAGGCCGGCAACGCGACGCTGCACGGCGCCGGCATCGGGCCCGGGGCGGCCACCGAGCTGTTTCCGCTGCTGCTGTCGGTGATGTCCACCGGCGTGACTTTCGTTCGCTCCGAAGAGTTTTCCGACCTTCGCACCTATAACGCGCCGGACGTGCTGCGCTACGTGATGGGCTTCGGCGGGACGCCGGACAGCGCGTTGACCGGGCCGATGCAAAAGCTGCTCGACGGCGGCTTCATCCAGTCGGTGCGGCTGTGTGTCGATCGGCTGGGCTTCGCCGCCGATCCCGAGGTCCGCTCGTCGCAGGAGGTGGCCGTGGCGACCGCCCCGATCGACTCGCCGATCGGGGTGATCGAGCCCGGGCAGGTGGCCGGGCGCCGCTTCCACTGGGAGGCGCTGGTCGGCGACGCGGTGGTCGTGCGGATCACCGTGAACTGGCTGATGGGATCCGAAAACCTCGATCCGCCTTGGTCTTTCGGGCCCGCGGGGGAACGCTACGAGATCGAGGTGCGCGGCAACCCGGACACCTTCGTGACCGTCAAGGGATGGCAGCCCGAAAGCGTGCGGGCGGGGCTGGAGAGCAACCCCGGGATCGTCGCGACCGCCGCGCACTGCGTCAACGCCGTCCCCGCGACGTGTGCCGCCCCGGCGGGCATCCAAACCTTCTTCGATCTGCCGCCGATCACCGGCCGGGCCGCCCCGCGGCTGGCGCGCTGA
- a CDS encoding DUF427 domain-containing protein: MTSDTGDRDYPQMAAARGRIEPAPRRVRGYLGHQLVFDTTAARYVWELPYYPAYYVPLADVRTEFLRDENHAQKVQLGPSRLHSLVGDGRTYPSAARVFDADSPVAGTVRFEWDPLRWFEEDEPIYGHPRNPYSRVDALRSHRRVRVELEGIALADTGSPVLLFETGLPTRYYIDPTDIAFEHLEPSPTRTLCPYKGVTSGYWSVRVGETVHPDLAWTYHYPLPAVGHIAGLVAFYNEKLDITVDGVALPRPRTQFS; this comes from the coding sequence ATGACGAGCGACACCGGGGACCGTGACTACCCGCAAATGGCCGCCGCGCGCGGACGCATCGAGCCCGCGCCGCGCCGGGTCCGCGGCTATCTCGGCCACCAGCTGGTGTTCGACACCACCGCCGCCCGCTACGTCTGGGAATTGCCTTACTACCCAGCGTATTACGTGCCACTGGCCGACGTGCGCACGGAGTTCCTGCGCGACGAGAACCACGCCCAGAAGGTGCAGCTCGGCCCGTCGCGGCTGCACTCGCTGGTCGGCGACGGCCGGACCTACCCATCGGCGGCGCGGGTGTTCGACGCCGACAGCCCCGTGGCGGGCACGGTGCGCTTCGAGTGGGATCCGTTGCGGTGGTTCGAGGAAGACGAGCCGATCTACGGCCATCCGCGCAATCCGTATTCGCGGGTCGACGCGCTGCGCTCGCACCGCCGGGTCCGGGTCGAGCTCGAGGGAATCGCATTGGCCGACACCGGATCTCCGGTTCTGCTTTTTGAAACGGGTTTACCCACAAGGTATTACATCGACCCAACCGACATCGCGTTCGAGCATCTGGAACCCAGTCCGACGCGGACCCTGTGCCCGTACAAGGGAGTGACGTCGGGCTACTGGTCGGTGCGGGTGGGGGAGACCGTGCATCCGGACCTGGCGTGGACGTATCACTATCCGCTGCCGGCGGTCGGGCACATCGCCGGCCTGGTGGCCTTTTACAACGAGAAACTCGACATCACGGTCGACGGTGTCGCATTGCCGCGGCCGCGGACCCAGTTCAGCTAG
- a CDS encoding long-chain fatty acid--CoA ligase: MDSTMQDFPLTIAAIMRHGCDVHGARTVTTATGDGYRRTTYRELGQQAARLANALRRLGITGDQRVATFMWNNAEHLAAYLAVPSMSAVLHTLNIRLFPEQIAYVANEAEDRVVLVDVSLAGLLAPVLGGLETVHTVIVVGEGETGPLRESGKTVLSYAELIDAESPDFEWPRIDENSAAAMCYTSGTTGNPKGVVYSHRSSFLHTMAACTANGIGIGATDSLLPIVPMFHANAWGLPYAALMAGSDLVLPDRHLDARSLIGMVEDLRPTVAGAVPTIWNDVLHRLEDDPDHDMSSLRLVVCGGSAVPVSLMRTFEEKHGVQIRQLWGMTETSPMATMAWPPPGTPADQHWAFRATQGQPVCGVEMRIVDDDGRVLPNDGDAVGEVEVRGPWIAGSYYLGRDDSKFDSGWLRTGDVGRIDERGFVTLTDRAKDVIKSGGEWISSVELENCLIAHPHVLEAAVVGVPDERWQERPLAVIVAKQGASVSAEHLRAFLADRVVRWWLPERWTFVDEIPRTSVGKYDKKAIRARHAEHGYWVIEARD, encoded by the coding sequence ATGGACAGCACCATGCAGGACTTTCCGCTGACGATCGCCGCGATCATGCGGCACGGCTGCGATGTCCACGGGGCACGCACGGTGACCACCGCCACCGGGGACGGCTACCGGCGCACCACCTACCGCGAACTGGGCCAGCAGGCCGCCCGGCTGGCGAACGCGTTGCGCCGCCTCGGCATCACCGGCGACCAGCGCGTCGCGACGTTCATGTGGAACAACGCCGAACACCTGGCGGCCTACCTCGCGGTGCCGTCGATGAGCGCCGTCCTGCACACCCTCAACATCCGGCTCTTCCCCGAGCAGATCGCCTATGTCGCCAACGAGGCCGAAGACCGGGTCGTGCTGGTCGACGTGTCGCTGGCCGGGCTGCTCGCGCCCGTCCTCGGCGGCCTCGAGACCGTGCACACGGTGATCGTGGTCGGGGAGGGCGAGACGGGGCCGCTGCGGGAATCGGGCAAGACCGTGCTGAGCTACGCCGAATTGATCGACGCCGAATCCCCCGACTTTGAGTGGCCGCGCATCGACGAAAACTCCGCGGCCGCCATGTGCTACACCAGCGGCACCACCGGCAACCCGAAAGGCGTTGTCTACAGCCATCGTTCGAGCTTCCTGCACACCATGGCGGCCTGCACCGCCAACGGCATCGGCATCGGGGCCACCGACAGCCTGCTGCCGATCGTGCCGATGTTCCACGCCAACGCGTGGGGGCTGCCGTACGCGGCGCTGATGGCGGGCTCCGACCTGGTGCTGCCCGATCGCCACCTCGACGCGCGCTCGCTGATCGGCATGGTCGAAGACCTGCGGCCCACGGTGGCGGGCGCGGTGCCCACCATCTGGAACGATGTCCTGCACCGCCTCGAGGACGACCCCGACCACGACATGTCGTCGCTGCGCCTGGTGGTCTGCGGCGGCTCGGCCGTTCCGGTGTCGCTGATGCGCACCTTCGAGGAGAAACACGGCGTCCAGATCCGGCAGCTGTGGGGCATGACGGAGACGTCGCCGATGGCCACCATGGCCTGGCCTCCGCCGGGCACCCCGGCGGACCAGCACTGGGCGTTCCGCGCGACCCAGGGCCAGCCGGTGTGCGGGGTGGAAATGCGGATCGTCGACGACGACGGCCGGGTGCTGCCCAACGACGGCGACGCCGTGGGCGAGGTGGAGGTCCGCGGCCCGTGGATCGCCGGCTCGTACTACCTGGGACGCGACGACTCCAAGTTCGACTCGGGCTGGCTGCGCACCGGCGACGTGGGCCGCATCGACGAGCGGGGCTTCGTCACCCTGACCGACCGGGCCAAGGACGTCATCAAGTCCGGCGGGGAGTGGATCTCGTCGGTCGAGCTGGAGAACTGCCTCATCGCGCACCCCCACGTGCTCGAGGCCGCGGTGGTCGGGGTTCCCGACGAGCGGTGGCAGGAGCGGCCGCTGGCGGTCATCGTGGCCAAGCAGGGCGCGTCGGTCAGCGCCGAACATTTGCGGGCGTTCCTGGCGGATAGGGTCGTTCGGTGGTGGTTGCCCGAGCGGTGGACGTTCGTGGACGAGATTCCCCGCACCAGCGTGGGCAAGTACGACAAGAAGGCCATCCGGGCGCGCCACGCCGAGCATGGCTATTGGGTGATCGAGGCCCGCGACTGA
- a CDS encoding dienelactone hydrolase family protein — protein MTNAPSPDAIRAETITIAGHGGDQIEAYRAMPLAGGSRGGIVWIHHMPGYDRETKEFVRRLAVNGYHTVVPNLYSREAPGAAPDDAAAAARAAGGVPDERLVGDVAGAAEHLRSLPGANGKLGVIGHCSGGRHAFLAACSLKFDAAVDCYGAFVVEDPPEGAPRAIKRILHLAPNLSCPLLGLFGVEDRFPAPPAVATLDAELTGLGKPHEFHSYEGAGHAFFSVDRPAYRVEAALDGWRRIDEFFAIHLKG, from the coding sequence GTGACGAACGCCCCCAGCCCGGACGCGATCCGCGCCGAAACGATCACCATCGCCGGCCACGGCGGCGACCAGATCGAGGCCTACCGGGCCATGCCGCTCGCCGGGGGATCGCGCGGCGGGATCGTGTGGATTCACCACATGCCCGGCTACGACCGCGAGACCAAGGAGTTCGTCCGGAGGCTCGCGGTCAACGGCTATCACACGGTCGTCCCGAACCTGTATTCGCGCGAGGCCCCCGGCGCCGCGCCCGATGACGCCGCCGCGGCGGCGCGGGCCGCCGGCGGGGTGCCCGACGAGCGGCTCGTCGGCGATGTCGCCGGCGCGGCCGAGCACCTGCGTTCGTTGCCCGGAGCCAACGGGAAGCTGGGCGTCATCGGGCACTGCTCGGGCGGGCGGCACGCCTTCCTGGCGGCGTGCTCGCTGAAGTTCGACGCCGCGGTGGACTGCTACGGCGCGTTCGTCGTCGAGGACCCGCCGGAGGGCGCGCCCAGGGCCATCAAACGGATCCTGCACCTGGCGCCGAACCTGAGTTGCCCGCTGCTGGGCCTGTTCGGGGTCGAGGACAGGTTCCCCGCCCCGCCCGCGGTGGCCACGCTGGACGCCGAGCTGACCGGGCTGGGCAAGCCGCACGAGTTTCATTCCTACGAGGGCGCCGGCCACGCCTTCTTCTCCGTCGACCGGCCGGCGTACCGGGTCGAGGCGGCGCTGGACGGCTGGCGCCGCATCGACGAGTTCTTCGCCATCCACCTGAAAGGCTAG